The genome window GCAGGCCGTAGGCGTTGCCGCAACGGAATGCCTGATGGGGGCAAACCGGCGAACGGGCGAGATGCACGGCTCCGTCCGGGATGGTAAAGCTGTCGTTGTGCCACTGAAAGGAGTAAAACGGCGAGGAGAGACCGGCAAACAGCGGGTCGAGCTTCCCTGCCCCGGTCAGCTGAAGCGAAAGTGTTCCCAGCTCTCCGCAAGTCCGGGAGGTCACCCTCCCCCCGGCCACGTCGGCGAGCAGCTGGCCGCCGAGGCAGATGCCGAGAAAGGGGACCCGCTTCTCCAAGCAGAGCGCGATAAAACCCTTCACCCCGCGGAGGAACGGATGGGCCTCTTCATCGTTCGCCCCCATCGCCCCTCCCAGCACGATCACCCCTGCCATCTCCGCGGACAGGGAAAGGTGTTCACCGGCATAGGCCCGGACCGTGCGGCAGGGTATGCCAAGCTGGGCAAAGGTCTCTGCATACCTGCCAAGCGGGACCTCCGGGTCGTTCTGGACCACCAGCAGCGTGCGGCACCCTGCAGCATCCGTCATTGGGACATCCGCAGCCCTTCGGCAACCACCTCGGCAAGGTCCAGGACACGGGTACTCTTTGCCTGGCGGTCCTTGAGGCCATCCTCAAACATGGTCAGACAGTAGGGGCAGGCAACGCAGATCGTGTCGGGGTTCTTGAACAACGCCTCCTCGACCCGCTCGATGTTGATCCGTTTGCCGGTGTTCTCCTCAAGCCACATCCGGCCGCCGCCACCACCGCAGCAGAAGGCATTTTCCCTGGTCCGCGCAAACTCCAGCGGCGCCGAGCCGGTCACGGTCTGCAATAGGTGACGCGGTTCCTCATAGACGTCGTTGTGCCGGCCGAGATAGCACGAATCGTGGAACAGGACCTTGCCGACCCATTCAATCTTTGCCGTAATACTGATCTTCCCTTCCCGGATGAGCTTGTCGATCAGCTGCGACTGGTGCATCACCTCGACTTCGAGGCCATACTGGCGGTAATCGTTCTTGAGCGTCGAAAAACAGTGGGGGCACTGGGTGATGATCTTGGTCACCCCCTTTTCCTTGAAGAGCTTGACGTTTTCCCGCGCCTTGCGGTCAAAGACATACTCGTTGCCCAGCCGCCGGAGACTGTCGCCGCAACAGAGCTCCTCCTTGCCGAGTATTCCCCAGGTCACACCAGCTGCATCCAGGATGGTTGCCAGGGCAACCGTTACCTGTTTCTGGCGGGAGTCGAACGAGCCGGCGCAGCCGACATAGTAGAGGTATTCGGTCCGGCCCGGCTCATAGAGGCGGCCGCCGACGGGAGCCGCCCACTTCCCCCTGTCGGACGGGGCGATCCCCCAGGGGTTGCTCCGCCCTTCCATGTTCTCGAAGAGGTTGAGCAGCTCCTCGGGGAAATCCGCCTGCATCTGCACCAGGTAGCGCCGCATCTCGATGATCTTGGGCATGTGCTCGATGAGGACCGGACAGGCCTCCATGCAGGCGCCGCAGGTGGTGCACGACCAGATGGCTTCGGGAGAAACACTCACCGTGCCGTCCTCCCCGATCAGGGGGAGTTGCGGGGCGCCGCCGGTCTTGAGGAGAGAGCCGTTTGCCAGCAGGTTGTTGCGGATCTCCATGATGACCTTGCGGGGGTTCAAAGCCTTTTCGGTCGTGGTGGCCGGGCAGGCGCTCTCGCATCTGCCGCAGGAGGCGCAGGCAAAGCTGTCCAGAAGGTCCTTCCAGGAGAAACGGTCGACACGGCCGGCCCCGTAGACCTCATCCATGGCGAACTGTTCGGGCTTCAGGCTGTTCGGCTTCCCCTCCCTGGCAAAAAAGCAGTTGGCAATGGCGGTCATGATATGGAGGTGCTTGGTCCTGGGGACCAGGAGCGCGACAAAGGCGAAAAGCGCCACGGCATGCAGCCACCAGAACCCCATATAGATCGGCCAGAGCAGCTGGACGTCCGCATTGCCGAGCAGCATGGCCACGAACGAGGATACCGGCATGGCCGCCCCTCCCCGCTCCCTGAACATGGATATCTCCGCGCCGTTCATCCCCAGATATGCCACCATGTGGAGCGCAACCAGGATGATGATGGCATACCCCTCCAGGCTCCGCGCCTCCCTGAAAGGAGGGAAAATCGTGCGCCGGAACAAGGCGATTACCGAGGCAATAAGCGTAAGCAGTGCCATGACATCGGATATGAAACGGATCGGGAGGTAGATGGGGTCGGGAAGCAGGGCCAGCCGGACATCGGGAAAGATGCCGTTGACCATGAATTCGGCATTGACCAGGAGCAGCGCCATGAATGCCCAGAAGATCACGAGATGATTGATCCCGAAGGGGCGCTTCAGGACGCGGTCCTGGGCAAAGGCATGGAGGAACATGGACCTGAGCCTGCGGCCGATGCTGTCGAAGCGCGATTCAGGCCGTCCGAGCCTGATGAGACGGAGACGCTTTCCTATCTCCCAGGCAAAGACGCCGGCAGATCCGACAAACAGGATGGTGAACAGATAGTTTCGGATCATCGAGAATTCCCCTATGCGGCGTTTCGTGCCCGTTCGGCCTTCAGTTCCCTGATCCGGCGGGTCATGGCAGGTACGATCTGGAACAGATCACCGACGATGCAGTAGGTGGCGACCTCGAAGATCGGCGCCTCCCTGTCACGATTGATGGCGATGATGGTGTCGGAGTCCTGCATGCCGACGAGATGCTGGATGGCCCCGGAGATGCCGCAGGCGATGTAGATCTTCGGCCGCACGGTCTTGCCGGTCTGTCCCACCTGGCGCTCGTGGGGCATCCAGCCGGCATCGACCGCGCTTCGGGACGAACCGACCACGCCGCCCAGTTCGTCGGCAAGCTCCTTGAGAATGGCAAAATTCTCCTTGGCCATGAGGCCGCGGCCGCCGGAGACGATCACCTCGGCCCCGGCGATATCCACATGGTCCTTCTGCTTGTCGCTGATGATCTCCAGGACCTTGACCAGAAGCTCCTCTTCCCTGACCGGACAGTCAACCCTGACGATGCTGCCGGAGGCCGCTGCCTTTTTTTCCGGCATCTGCATGACATGGGGCCGGACCGTGGACATCTGGGGACGGAACTTGTCGCACATGATGGTGGCCATGATATTGCCGCCAAAAGCGGGTCGGGTCTGCATCAGGTTGCGCTTGTCGTCTACCCCGAGGCCGGTGCAGTCAGCGGTGAGACCCGTGCCGACCACGGTGGCCACGGCCCCGGCCAGATCGCGTCCCAGGCCGGTGGCGCCCATGAGGATGATCTCGGGCTTGTAGGCATCGATCAGCGTGCAGATCCCGCGAAGATACGACTCGGTACGGTAGAAGTGCAGCACCGGCGCATCCATCAGGTAGGCCTGGTCGGCCCCATAGGCAAAGGCTTCGTGGCAGAGGTGTTCCACCCCCTCCCCCAGCACGATTGCCGAAAGCGGCACCCGGAGGGCATCGGCCAGCTCGCGCCCCTTGCCCAAAAGCTCCCAGGAAACCTTGGCCGCCTCCCCCTCGGTCTGCTCGACAAAAACCCAGACCCCTCGCCAGGCCGAGAGGCTCTCAGCCAGGGCTTTGGCCTCCTCGTCCGGTTCTTCCTCTTCCGGCTTCCCCCCCTGCAGCCGGGCAAGCTCTTCGAGGATCTTCAACTCTTCAGGGGTGAAGAACATCTCCAGCGCCTCGGCTGGGCAGATCTTGACGCACTTGATGCAGCCGATGCACTTATCGCTCAAAATGATCGGCTCGCCCGCGTCGGTCATCTCCACGGCATTTACCGGACAGGCGGTCTGACACCGTGCTCCGCAGGCAATGCACTTGCCGGGGATGAGACGTGCCTTGCCCCGGGGCTTTTTCAGTTTCTTAGGTTCGGACATTGGTACACCTTAGGTGAAGGTTGAGGTTAAGGTTGAGGGAAAAGCCCTTCTTAACCTTAAGCTGTGAGCGATGGCGAACGAGCGTGCAAAGCAGGCGAAATCTCAATCTGTCTTATATCGACAGCAAGTCCTTGCTCAAGAGCTTGTCGATCAGGAGTTGCGCCGTCTCATCGGAGGTCGAAGAGGCTTCGCCGATGAATTCCCCCTTGTCCCGCTGGGGAGAGAAGATCTTGCTCACCCAGGTCGGGGAGCCCTTGAGCCCGATGGTCGTTTCATCGAGTTTCAGAACCTGGTTGTTCCAGACCTCCACCGTGGCGTCGGCTGCTGCCAGACGCATGGGGACGGTCGGGTAGCGGGGACGGTTCAGCTCGCGGACAACGGTCAACAGGACCGGCAAGGGGGATTCGACGATCTCGTGCCGGCCTTCGAGCTTGCGGCTCACCCTGACCCTGCGCTGGCCGAGGTCCAGGTCGATGA of Geobacter sp. contains these proteins:
- a CDS encoding type 1 glutamine amidotransferase encodes the protein MTDAAGCRTLLVVQNDPEVPLGRYAETFAQLGIPCRTVRAYAGEHLSLSAEMAGVIVLGGAMGANDEEAHPFLRGVKGFIALCLEKRVPFLGICLGGQLLADVAGGRVTSRTCGELGTLSLQLTGAGKLDPLFAGLSSPFYSFQWHNDSFTIPDGAVHLARSPVCPHQAFRCGNAYGLQFHPEVTAAIVATWAQEIAVEPPLAAADAQRLLSEFDRLQPDYADASQRLILNFLGLAGLLP
- a CDS encoding 4Fe-4S dicluster domain-containing protein; translated protein: MIRNYLFTILFVGSAGVFAWEIGKRLRLIRLGRPESRFDSIGRRLRSMFLHAFAQDRVLKRPFGINHLVIFWAFMALLLVNAEFMVNGIFPDVRLALLPDPIYLPIRFISDVMALLTLIASVIALFRRTIFPPFREARSLEGYAIIILVALHMVAYLGMNGAEISMFRERGGAAMPVSSFVAMLLGNADVQLLWPIYMGFWWLHAVALFAFVALLVPRTKHLHIMTAIANCFFAREGKPNSLKPEQFAMDEVYGAGRVDRFSWKDLLDSFACASCGRCESACPATTTEKALNPRKVIMEIRNNLLANGSLLKTGGAPQLPLIGEDGTVSVSPEAIWSCTTCGACMEACPVLIEHMPKIIEMRRYLVQMQADFPEELLNLFENMEGRSNPWGIAPSDRGKWAAPVGGRLYEPGRTEYLYYVGCAGSFDSRQKQVTVALATILDAAGVTWGILGKEELCCGDSLRRLGNEYVFDRKARENVKLFKEKGVTKIITQCPHCFSTLKNDYRQYGLEVEVMHQSQLIDKLIREGKISITAKIEWVGKVLFHDSCYLGRHNDVYEEPRHLLQTVTGSAPLEFARTRENAFCCGGGGGRMWLEENTGKRINIERVEEALFKNPDTICVACPYCLTMFEDGLKDRQAKSTRVLDLAEVVAEGLRMSQ
- a CDS encoding electron transfer flavoprotein subunit alpha, yielding MSEPKKLKKPRGKARLIPGKCIACGARCQTACPVNAVEMTDAGEPIILSDKCIGCIKCVKICPAEALEMFFTPEELKILEELARLQGGKPEEEEPDEEAKALAESLSAWRGVWVFVEQTEGEAAKVSWELLGKGRELADALRVPLSAIVLGEGVEHLCHEAFAYGADQAYLMDAPVLHFYRTESYLRGICTLIDAYKPEIILMGATGLGRDLAGAVATVVGTGLTADCTGLGVDDKRNLMQTRPAFGGNIMATIMCDKFRPQMSTVRPHVMQMPEKKAAASGSIVRVDCPVREEELLVKVLEIISDKQKDHVDIAGAEVIVSGGRGLMAKENFAILKELADELGGVVGSSRSAVDAGWMPHERQVGQTGKTVRPKIYIACGISGAIQHLVGMQDSDTIIAINRDREAPIFEVATYCIVGDLFQIVPAMTRRIRELKAERARNAA